The nucleotide window CGAGTTCGAGACCGCCTGGCCCGTGCCCGCGCTCGCCGCGTGGCTCGGCCAGTTGCCCGCGCACACGCACCAGGTCAACGGCCAGACGCACATCGTGAGCTTCCACGGCGCCACCAGCGCCGCCGGTTTCCTGCGCGCCGCCGTCGATGCCGAAATGCCGCTGGGCTATTTCCGCGACATCACCGCCTCCACCCGCCGCCTCTTCGTCAAATGATGAGCACCCCCCTGGGCCGCTGCGCGGCTTCCCCCCGCTCTCGCAGCGCTGTGCGCTGCGGGCAGGGGGACGCAGCCCTCGCTGCGGGGCGGCCCTTGCGCGGCTGCCCACGCTGGGGCCGCGCCAGTTTCATGCGCCGTAGGTAGCGCATCACGTTATGGAGACTTGATATGACCGCTGCCTGGGACCGCTGGTTTCTGATGCGCTGCCCGCTGCTGTGGCAACTGCGCCTGCACTGGTACCTTCCGCTGGCGCTGCTGTGGTGCCTGCTGATGTTTGGCGGCTGGATCGGCTGGATGGGCCAGCCCGCGCGCTGGCTGGGCAGCAGCGCCAGCGAGGTGGCGCGCTGGCGCACGCCCGAGCAGCAGGCGCTGGAGGCGGGCACTGTCATCGCCTGGATCGTCGCCTTCGGCCTGGCGCTGTGGTGGCTGTGGCGCGTGCGCATCCACAACCGCTGGCGCGAATACGCGCCGGCATCGCGCCTGGGCCTGTGGCAGGAGTACCTGTGGGGCGCCCTGTTCTTCGGCCTGCTGCTGGCCCCCGGGCTGCTGCTGGGCACGGCCTACAGCCAGCGCGTGCAGCGCCTGTGGCAAGGCCACGACATCGTCGCGCAGCAGCAGGCCGCGCGCTACGTGCGCCTGTGGGAGCTGCTGCTGGCGCCCGGCAACGCCGCCCGGCTGGCCGAATGGGCGGATGCCGCGCAAACCACCCCAGCCATCCCGCAAGCCGTGCGGCCGGCGCAGGACGATGAGGACGGTGAGGGCGATGAAGACGCCGAAGATGCGCCGTGCCAAGCCACCCGGGCAGCCGGCCCGGGCTGCACCGCCGATCCGCAGCAGGCCCTGCGCTGGCTGGCGCAGGGCGACGCCGAGGCCATCGGCGCGCAACTGGCGCAGTACGGCGCCGCCCTGGGCGCCTGGGGCTACACCGCCGCGCAGCCCGCGCAGGAGCAGGCCCAGGCGCTCATCGGCGCGTACCAGGCGGCCCTGCAGTCGCCCCTGGCCCGAGAATGGCAGGCCTACAAGGCCCGCAACCCCGCGCCCCCGCCGCCCCCGGAGCGCGCCCGGCTGGTGCGCGAATGCCAGGACACCGACTCGCACGACCCGCGCGCCTGCTTTCCCAGCGACCTGGCACGCACCCCCGCGCAGTGGAGCGAGAACCTGCGCGAGACCATGGCAAGCTACCGCAGCCACACCCCGCCGCGCTTCGCGCGGTGGACGCACCCGCGCCACGGCACGGCCCTGCCCAGCCTCGTGGAGCACCACCTGCAAGGCGCGAAAACCTCCGATGCCACGCGGCGCAGCCTGCACGCCCGCCTGCTCAACGCCGCCAGCGCCGGCTTCTTCGTGGCGCTGGCGCTGGTCGCCGCGCGGCTGCTGTCGCTGCGCCAGATCGCCGCCCTGTGCGCGGGCCTGACGCTGTCCGCCCCCCTGCTGGTGCTGCTGGGCATGCTGGGCCTGGCCGACAGCGTCACCCTGCCGCTCGTGCCCGCCGCGCTGCTGGCCCTGGCCGGGGTGCGCATCGTGCTGCTGCGCCGGCCCTGGGGCGGCTCCACGCTGCTCGGGCTGGGCATGGCGCTGGCGCTGCCCGGCTTCGCCAGCCTGTGGCACCAGGCCGCCCAGGCCCTGCCTGCCGGCCCCGGGAGCGCGAAATACTGGCTCGCGCTGCTGCTGGGCGCGCCCGCCCTGGCCGCCAGCACCGCCGTGCTGGTCGCCGCGATCTCGCCGCTGGGGCGCCGCTGGCGCGCCCTGCCGGAGCGTTGATGCTCCTGAAAAAGGAGCTGCTTGCGCTTGCCGTGCGGTCACTCCAGCATGGTTTTGTCCCATAAACGAAAGACAGCAAGCGCCAGCAGCTATCAAAACCATAGCAACACCCAGTTGCCAGGGTGTTTCGGCCCGCCGCCGCATCTGGCATAGACTCGCCCCCAATTCCACAACCCCCGACCGGAGCGCACCATGACCAGCCCCGCCGCCACCCCGGGCACGCCCTACGGCACCCTGCCCCCCGCCTCGCCGCTACCCCAGCGCCGCCCCATCAGCCTGCCGCGCCTGGCGCAGATGCGCGCGGCGGGCGAGAAGATCGCCATGCTCACCGCCTACGACGCCACCTTCGCCGCCGTGGCCGACGCGGCGGGCGTGGAGTGCATCCTGGTGGGCGACTCGCTCGGCATGGTCTGCCAGGGCCTGCCCAGCACCGTGGGCGTGTCGCTGGAGACCATGGCCTACCACACCGCCAGCGTGGCGCGCGGCCTGCACCGCGTGCAGGGCACGGCCTGGCTGGTGGCCGACCTGCCCTACGGCAGCTACCACGAGTCGCCCGAGCAGGCGCTGCGCAGCGCCTGCCAGCTCATGCAGGCCGGCGCGCACATGGTCAAGCTCGAAGGCGGCGGCTGGACCGCGCCCACCGTGCGCTTCCTGGTCGAGCGCGGCATTCCCGTATGCGCCCACCTGGGCCTGACGCCGCAGACCGTGCACGCCCTGGGCGGCTACCGCGTGCAGGCCAAGGACGACGTGGCCGCCGCCGAACTGCGCCGCCACGCGCTGGAGCTGCAGGCCGCCGGCGCCAGCATGCTGGTGCTGGAGATGGTGCCCGCGCTGCTGGCCGGCACGCTCACGGCCGAGCTGGCGCACTGCCACACCATCGGCATCGGCGCGGGCAGCGGCACCGCCGGGCAGGTGCTGGTGCTGCACGACATGCTGGGCATGAACCTGGGCAAAATGCCGCGCTTCGTGCACAACTTCATGCAGGACGCGGGCAGCGTCAAGGGTGCCATGCAGGCCTACGTGCAGGCCGTGAAGAACGGCAGCTTTCCCGACAACCAGCTCCACGCCTGGTGAATCCAGCCATGCAAATCGTCCACACCATCACCGACCTGCGCGCCGCCCTGGCCGCCCACCCTGGCGCGGGCCACCCCGCCTTCGTGCCCACCATGGGCAACCTGCACGACGGCCACCTGGCCCTGGTGCGCCAGGCCAAGCCGCTGGGCCGCGTCATGGTGGCCAGCATCTTCGTCAACCGGCTGCAGTTCCTGCCGCACGAGGACTTCGACAGCTACCCGCGCACCCTGCAGGCCGACGCCGACAAGCTGCGCGCCGCGGGCTGCGACGTGCTGTTCGCGCCGTCGGAAAAAGACCTGTACCCGCAGCCGCAGACCTTCAAGGTGCAGCCCGACCCGCAACTGGCCGACCTGCTGGAGGGGCACTTCCGCCCCGGCTTCTTCACCGGCGTGTGCACCGTGGTGATGAAGCTGCTGGCCTGCGTGTTCAGCGGCGGCCCGGGCACGGCCGTGTTCGGGCGCAAGGACTACCAGCAGCTGCTGGTGATCCGCCGCATGGTGGAGCAGTTCGCGCTGCCCATCGACATCGTGGCCGGCGACACCTGCCGCGCCGCCGACGGCCTGGCGCTGAGTTCGCGCAACGGCTACCTGGGCGACACCGAGCGCGTCCAGGCCGTGCAGCTGAGCCAGGCGCTGCGCGCGCTGGCCGACGCGGCGCTGCAACCCGGCGCCAGCCTGCCCGCGCTGGAGGCCCAGGCCCTGGAGCGCCTGCGCGCGCAGGGCTGGCAGCCCGACTACCTCACCGTGCGCCAGCGCGCCGACCTGCAACCGCCCGCCGGGGCCGCGCAGCCGGGCCAGCTCGTGGCGCTGGGCGCGGCGCGGCTGGGGGGGACGCGGCTGATCGACAACCTGGAGTTTTGATGTGCATTTCGGGGGGGAGCGCTTATCTGGCTTGCGCGGGTAGCTCTCTTTTTTGATCTTTTGCTGGGAGTTTGCTTCCCGGGGCCGGGACTCGCCCCGGCGGGCGACTCCCTTTTCTTGCGCGTGCAAGAAAAGGAAGCAAAAGAAGCACGCCCCTGCTGTCCGTATCCCCTGCGCTTCGCTCCGGGGCAGCCTGCGGTGCTCGGGCGCGGGGCGGTGCCGCGTAACTCACTGCGCGCTGCGCACTTCGCTCAAACAGACGCGGCAAGTCAGTTCACGAAGCGCGTGTGTCCTTCGGCACACGCGCCCGCCCCACGCCCTGCGCTCCTCGGTACGGCCAGAAGGGGGGTGGAGACGACACGGGCCATCGCTACGCTCGGCCTGGCGCGCGCGGCGCGCAGCGCCTGCGTGTTGGGGGCCGAGCGCAGCGATGGCCCGTGTCGTCTCCACCCCCTTTCAGGCTGCGCCTGGAGCGAGGCGCTGGCGGGGTGGCATGCGCGAAGTCGCGCATGCTTCGTGAACTGACTCGCTGCGGTTGTTTGAGCGAAGCGCCGCAGGCGCGCAGCGAGTTCCGCAGCGCACTCCGCCAGCGTCTCGCCCCAGGTGTGCCCCCACGCGCAGCGTGGGGGTCGCAGACTGCGGGGCGCGTTTCTTTGGGTACTTTCTTGCCGCGCGGCAAGAAAGTACCTCGCCCGCCGGGGCGAGTCCCGGCCTCTCCCCTGAAACCCCCAGCAAAAGATCAAAAAAGAGAGCTACCCGCGCAAGCCAGACAAGGAAAAACCCCCGATTCCCCCATCGAATCCAACTACCGCACCATCCACCGCATCAGCCTGTCGAAGGCCGCGCCATAAGGCGGCTTCATCAGGCCGATGCCCGCCAGGCGCGACTGCGCGAACACCGGCCGGTAGTGCGAGAAGCTGCGAAAGCCGTCCTCGCCGTGGTACGCGCCCATGCCGCTGGCGCCCACGCCGCCGAAGGGCAGATCGTCCTGCGCCACGTGCAGCAGCGTGTCGTTCAGCGTCACGCCGCCGCTGCGCGTGCGCGCCAGCACCTGGTCGATGGCGGCCTGGCCGCGCTCGAACACGTACAGCGCCAGGGGACGCGGGCGGGCGTTGATGAAGTCGATCGCTTCGTCCAGGCTGCGGTAGCCCAGCACGGGCAGCAGCGGGCCGAAGATTTCGTGCTGCATCACCGCCAGCGCTGGCGCGGGGTTGAGCAGGATGCGCGGCGTCATGCGGCGCAGGCCGGGGTCGTCCGGCGCGTCGGCCAGGGGCAGCGCCTGCACGCCCGCCGCCTCGGCCTCGGCCAGCCAGTCGGCCAGGCGCAGGTACTGGCGCGCGTTGATGATGCGGGTGTAGTCGCGGTTGTGCGCCAGGTCCGGGTACAGGCGCCGGGCCACGGCCTGGGCGGCGCGCGCGAAGGCGGCCTCCTGCCCGGCGGGCAGCAGCACGTAGTCGGGCGCGATGCAGGTTTGCCCGGCGTTGAGCAGCTTGCCCACCAGCACGCGCTCGGCGGCGTGCGCCAGGTCCGCGCCGGGGCCGATGACCACGGGCGATTTGCCGCCCAGCTCCAGCGTCAGCGGCGTGAGGTGGGCGCTGGCCGCGCGCATGACCGCGTGGCCCACGGCGGTGGAGCCGGTGAAGACCAGGTGGTCGAAGGGCAGCGCGACGAACGCCTGGGCGGCTTCGGCGTCGCCCCCGACCACGCGCACCTCGTCGGCGGGGAAGGTTTCGGCCAGCAGCCGCGCCAGCAGCGCGCCGAAGGCGGGCGCGTGCTCTGACGTCTTGAGCAGCGCGCGGTTGCCCGCCGCCAGCGCGCCGGTCAGCGGCCCCGCGCTGAGCATGAGCGGGTAGTTCCACGGCGCGACGATGCCGACCACGCCCAGCGGCTGCGGCAGCAGGCGGCTGCGCCCGGGCTTCAGCCACAGGCCGGTGGCGCGGCGGCGCGGGCGCATCCAGCGCGGGCCGTGGGCCAGTGCGTGGTCGATGCCCGAGATCACGGGGAACAGCTCGGCCAGCTCGGTCTCCTGGCGCGGGCGCTGGCCGAAGTCGGCGGCGATGGCCGCGCAGATCGCGTCACGCTCGCGCAGCAGCAGGGCGCGCAGCGCGCGCAGGCGCCGGGCGCGTGCGGGCCAGTCCCATGCGGGCTGGGCGCGGCTGGCGGCGCGCAGGGTCTCGAACAGCGGCACGAGGGTGCCGTGGATGTCGTGGATGTCGTGGGTATTGGCGTTCATGGTCAGAAGCGCTTGGCGATGCTGAGGATGAGCTTGGTGGTGTCCATGCGCCGGGCGGTGCCGCCCTCGTCCACGGCGACGAAGGGCGCGCGGTCGCGCACCTTGGCGCCGGCCACCTCGGCGCCGAAGACGACGCCCCAGCGCGTGTGCTCCAGCCCCAGCCGGTAGTCCATCGTGTCCATGCCGCGGAAGTTGCGCACCTTCTGCCAGCCCAGGTGGCCGATGAGCTTGGTGCTGCCGTTGAGCGGGTAGGCCAGGTCGAGGTCGAGCAACTGCGTGCCCCGGCTGTGGCGCATGCCCTGGCCGTAGCAGTCCAGCGCCGCCGCCATGTCGCTGGCCAGGTAGCTGGGGCAGATGGTGGAGGTGTTGGCCCCGCGGAAGTCCCGGCTCACCACGTGCAGGTAGCGCGCGGTGAGGTAGCCCCAGCCCAGCTCGCCCACGAGGTAGCTGGTGTGAAAGCTGGTGTCGGCCACGCCGGTGGGCTCGAAGTTTTCATCGAAGCCGGTGGGCGCGCCGCGCACCCTGGCCCGGGGGAACCATTCGCGCGCGGCGGCCACGCCATAGTGCAGCGCGCTGGGATCGCCGCCGCGCCATCCCAGGGCCAGCATGGGGTTGAGGCGGTTGCTTTCGGGGTAGTTCACGCGGCTGACGCTGCCGAGCTGGAACTGGCCGATCAGGCCGGACTCGTGCGCAAACTCCACCGTCAGCTCCGCGCCGGGCCGGCCGAAGGTGTCGGAGACGCCGCGCGTCTTGCGGTCGCTGGAGAGCTTGAGCGTGGTGTCGATGCTGTAGCTGGCGATCTCGGGCTCGTCGGCGGCGGGGGCCTGGGCATGGGCCAGGGCGCAGGCGCCCGCGAGCGCGGCCAGGACCAGCAGGTGCTGGGTGCTTTTCATGGGGGTCTCCTCGGGGCGGGTCAGCGGGGCGCGCAGGGCTGGGCGGGTGCGGCGGTGCGGGTCATTTCCTCGGTCTCGCCCAGCACCTCGACGCCGACGTAGGCGCGCAGGGCCAGCATGGCGCCCTGGGCGCGCAGCACGCCCTTGTAGTTCTTCTTGCTGCGCGGGTCATGCACCCAGCCGTCGCGCCAGGCCTCGCCGTCCCAGCGCTTGAGCTTGGCGATGCGCACGCCGCAGGCGTCGGCCGGCGTGCCCGCGTCCTTGTCCCAGACGATCTGGCCGCACAGCGCGCCAGGCGCGTCGGCGCATTCCTTGAATTCGATGATGGCGGCCTGGTCGGCGCTGAGCCAGGTGCCGTGGGCGTCCTTTGCGGTGGCCGCGTGTGTGGGCAGGGCCACGTACGCGGCCAGGCAAGCCGCCAGGGTGAGGGGATATCGCATGGTGTCTCCTTGTTGTGTATTGGTATATGGAAAGGTTGGGGGAACGGATTCAGGGCATGGGCTGCAGCACGGGCCAGTGCTCGACCACCTCGCCGCCCGCGACGACGACGATGTCGCCGAACTGCTGCAGCAGCGCCTCGCTCTTGTGCGGGCGCAGGAACACCGTGTCGCCGGGCGCGAGGTTCTGCAGGCCCGAGCCGACCAGAACCTGCTGGTTGGGCGACTGCCCGTACAGGCCGCTGGTGGCCAGGCCCTCGGGCGACACCGGGTCGGCACGCCACTGGCCGCCGTACAGGAACACGCCATGGCGCTGGTTGCGGTCCCACGCCTTGGCGAGCCCGCCCAGCCACTCGACCCCCATGGGCAGCTCGAAGGCGCCGCTCTTGAGCACGGGCGTGGCGATGAAGCAGGCGCCCTCGCACCCGGCCAGGTGCGGCAGGTCGAATTCGGTGGGCTTGACGAAGGCCGAGCCGATGCTGACCTCATTGGCCGCGCCACGGCCGTCATGCAAGTGGAAAGTGGGGGAGCCGGCGGCATTCCAGGTCAGCGCATCGGCCTGGGCCTGAAGCGGGGGCAGCGCGGCCAGGGCCTGCGCCTTGTAGTCCGTGTAGACCTTTTTGGCGTGCGCTTCGGCGCGGCTGCGCGCGCCGGGCAGGTCGGGGATGGCGCTGACGTGCGGGTCGTAGCCCATCATGCCGCTGAACTGCAGCAGCGGCTCCTCGCGCAGCAGCCCCAGGGCCGCGCCCAGGGCCTCGGCGCTGGCGAAGCCGCCCCGGTGCAGGCCTACGTCGATCTCCAGGTTGACGCGCAGCGGCTGGCCCAGCGCGCGCGCCAGCTGGCGGTATTCGGCCAGGCGCGCGGGTGTGTCGACCAGCCATTGCAGCTGGCGGCCCGGGTCGAACGCGCCGCGCACATGCTGCTGGTAGAACGCCTGCGCCGCGCCCACCGGCAGGGGCTTGCCCAGCAGCAGGTCGTGGCTGGGCATGTCGGCGGCCAGGCGCAGCAGGTAAGGCAGGTTGAAGACCATCTGCCGCGTTGTCCCGGCCTCGCGCGTGATCTGCTCCAGCAGCGGCAGCGAAGGCAGCGACTTGGCCACCACGCGCAGCGGCATGCCCTGCGCCTTCAGCACCAGCACCTGGCGCAGATTGGCGTGCAGGCGGTCGCGGTCGATCACCAGCACGGGAGTCGTGGCGTCGGTGGCACGGTCGGAGCGACGCAGGGCGCGCGCCAGGGCGCTGAAATAGGCCCCGTGTGGCGCGCCGCTCACGCCGGGGCGCAGCGCCAGCGCGGCAGCGCCAGCGCCGATTCCAGCCAGCAGCAGGCGGCGCTTCATGCCGCCACCCCGAACAGTTGGCGCAGGTGCGGATTCAGAAAGCGCCCCTGCGGATCCAGCTCCTGGCGCAGCGCCAGGAAGTCCTTGAAGCGCGGGTACAGCGCGGCCAGCTCCGCCGCGCCCTGATCGTGCAGCTTGCCCCAGTGCGGGCGGCCGCCGTGGCGGCGGAAGATGGGGCCGATCTCGCTGAGCAGGTAACCGTGCGCCTCGTCCGCCGCCGCGTGCACGGCAATGGAGCAGCTCGCGCGCTGGTGGAAGGGGCTGAGCCAGGCGTCGTCGGCGGCGACGTAGCGGAATTCGAGCGGGAAGAAGACCTCGTTGCGCTTTTCCAGCGCGGCGATGACCTCCTTCACGCAGGCTACGCCCGCCTCGGCGGGCACGTGGTATTCGGACTCGTTGAAGCGCGTGGGCCGCTGCGTGGCCAGCAGGCGCCAGGCGCGGTTGCGCGCGTCCTCGGTTTGGTGCGGGTCGATCAGCCAGCCCGCCACCTTGCGCCGTAGCGCGGGCGAGAAGCCCAGCCAGTCGCGCAGGCGGCGCAGGTCGCGCAGGATGTCCTCGTCCGCCGCCTGGGCGGTGAGCACCGTGCCGCTGGTGTCCACGTCGTGCGTAATGCCCGCCGCGTAGCCGGTGAAAGGCAGGTAGTAGAACTCGAAGTTGCGGTGCTTGCGCGCCAGCTCGGGCGCGCGCTCCAGCAGTTGCATGGCGGGCTCCAGCCACACGCGGCGGTGCAGGTCGTAGGCCGGCACCACGCGCACCTGGGCCTGGGTGATGACGCCCAGGCTGCCCAGCGACACGCGCGCCGCCGCCAGCAGCGCGGGGTTCTTCGCCGCGCTGCATTCGAGGACATCGCCGCGCGCCGTGACCAGGCGCAGCGCCTGCACCTCGGCGTGCAGCGCGGGCAGCTCGCGCCCCGTGCCGTGCGTGCCGGTGCTGATGGCCCCGGCGTAGCTCTGCACGTCGATGTCGGGCAGGTTGGGCAGCGCCAGGCCCAGCGCGTCGAGCTGGCGCGAGGCCACGGCCAGGCGCGTGCCGCCCTGGACCAGGGCCGTGCCCTCTGCGGGCCCGCGCGCCACGCCCGAGAGGCGGTCGAGCGACACCAGCCACTGGTCGGTCGGCACCAGCGGCACGAACGAGTGGCCCGCGCCCACGCAGCGCAGCGCGGTGCCGGCGGGCGCGTCGCGCACGGCCTGGGCCAGTTCGGCCTCATCGGCGGGCACGAAGCGGCGCCGGGGCTGGCATTGCTGCAGGCCCGACCAGTTCTGCCAGCGCGCGGGCGGAGTCTGCGGCGCGGCGGCTGGCGCAGTGGAGGGGGCGGGTGCGGACGCCTTGGAAGCCGCCTGGGCGCGTGCCAGGCCGGGCAGCAGGGCTGTGCCCAGGGCGGCGCCAGCGCCTGCGCGCAGCAGCGCGCGGCGCGCACGCAGGGAATCGAGAGGGTGGGTCATGGGAAGCAGCGGAAGAAGAGTGAAAAGCGAAGAGCGGGCGGAAGGAATCACGAGGCCATGAACTGGATCAGCGCGCGCAGTTCATCTGCCGTGCAGTCGGCGCACTGGCCGCGCGGCGGCATGCCGCCCAGGCCCTGTTCGGCATGGCGCACCAGGGTGTCCATGCCCTGCTTCAGACGCGGCTGCCAGGCGGGCGCGAAGCCCGTCAGCGGCGCCTGGGCCGCGCTCTGCGCGTGGCAGACCATGCACGAGCGCTCGTACTTCTCGGCCAGGGCCGCATCGTGCGGACGCATCTGCGCGGCACGGGCCTCCTCGGCGGCGCCAGGGGTTTCGGGCGCGCCGCAGGCGGCCAGCGCCAGGGCCAGCAAGGCGAGCGCGCAGCGGCGCGCAGGGAACACAGGGAGTGGAACAGCAGGGAACATGGCACGGCGGATTTGTTAAGAACAATGATCTTAAAAAAAACATTGTTTTTAAACAGGGTTTCCACCTGCGTGTTTGCTCGCTTGGCAGGCCGCATATCCAGGGGTATTCGCGCGCACTGAGAAAACGCATTGCACAATCGGCGGCATGACACGACCTCCCCCGCCCGCGCCGGACAAGGCCCCTCCCGCCGCGCCGCGCGCGCGCCGCCGCGACAAGGAACTGCAGGCGCGCCGGCGCGACCTGCTGGCCGCCGCGCGCAAGCTGCTGCGCAAGGGCGGCGCGCAGGCGGTGACGATGCGCACCGTGGCCGATCTGGTGGGGGTCTCCACCACGGTGGTGTACGCGCTCTTTCCCGACAAGGCGGCGCTGATCGCGCAGGCCGTGGACGACGACCTCAAGCGCTTCTCGCGCCACCTGCAGCAGGCGCTGGCGCAGGCCAGCGACGCGCGCGACGCGCTGCGCCAGGTGGCGCGCGCGTACGCTGCCTTCGGCGTGGCGCACCCGCAGGCCTACCGGCTGATGTTCATGGAAGCCCGGCCCGCCTCGCCGGTGGAGGATTCATCGATCGAATTCGGCAACCCGAGCGAGGACGCCTACGCCCTGGCGCGCACGCTGGCCGATGGCCTGCTGCGCGAGGCGGGCGGCCCGCCGCCCGTGCAGGCCGACATCGACACCACGGCCCAACTGGTGTGGGAGGCGCTGCACGGCGTGACCTCGCTGCGCATCACGCTGGGCGACGACCCGTGGTTCGCGCGCCTGCCGCTGGAGCAGCACATCGACCGCATGGTAGACATCTTCGCGGCGGGGGTGCAGGGCCGCAGCCGTTGATCGGAGGCATGGGCGCCAAACGCCAGACGCCCAGTGGAAATGGCCTCCAGCGCTTTTCCAGCAAGCGCTGTCAGCTATCAAAACAGAAGTACCTTGGCCGTATCAGTTTTCCATGGCGCTGGCGCGCCACCCGCAGCCCATGAAACCGGCGTGGCCCAGGCCAGGCAGCCGCGGAGCTGGCTTTGCCAGGCCGCTGGCTGCGTCCCCCTCCCACGCGCAGCGTGAGAGAGGGGGAAGGCGCCGAAGGTGACTCAGGGGGTGTTTCACTTCAGCGCGCCGGGAAACCGGGCTCGCGGATGGTGATGGTGGGCTTGCCCGGCGGGAGGATGAAGGTGTCGATGAGCACCACGTCCTCGCTGCCCAGGTTGGCCGCGGCCATGAGCACGTTCGGCGGCATGTAGTAGCACGTGCCCGCGGGCCACTTGTGCGGCGCATGGCCTTCCATGAAGCCGGTGATTTCGCCCGTGAGCACGCAGGTATGGCCGCCGTATTCATGCACGTGGATGCCGACGCGCGTGCCGGCCTTGCGGACGCCTTTTTCCACCACGATGCGCTGGCCGTTGACGTCGATGGTGTCGAGCATGGTCGCCGCGTCCACCAGCCGCGCCATGCGGCCCGGCACGGGCTGGCCGTTGATGGTGGTGACGTCCTGCGCCTGCGGCGCGGGGGCCGTGGCGCAGCCGCCCAGCGCGGCAGCGCAGGCCAGCAGCAGGGCCAGGGTGGCGGTCGGAGGGGAGGAAAGGCGCGGCATGGGAGGCTTTCTCGGGGTTGAAAGCCCTGGATTCTAGGGACGCCGAGCCCTATTCCCCGCGCGGATCGCGCGCCATCAGGCGCTGCAGCGCGGCCGGCGCCTGCAGGCGGCCGTCGAGCAGTTCCACCACGGTCTCGGCCAGCGGCATTTCCACCCCCAGCCCGCGCGCACGCGCCACCACGGTGCGTGCGCAATAGACGCCCTCGGCCACGTGGCCCAGCGATTCGACGGCCTGCGCCAACGTGTGGCCCTGGGCCAGCAGCAGGCCCACGCGGCGGTTGCGCGACAGGTCGCCCGTGGCCGTCAGCACCAGGTCGCCCAGGCCGGACAGGCCCATGAAGGTGTCGGCACGCGCGCCCAGCGCCAGGCCCAGGCGCGTCATCTCGGCCAAGCCGCGCGTGATGAGGGCGGCACGCGCGTTCAGGCCCAGCTGCAGCCCGTCGCACAGGCCGGTGGCAATGGCCAGCACGTTCTTCACCGCGCCACCCACTTCGACGCCAGCGATGTCGTCATTGGCATAGACGCGCAGGTGCGGACTGTGGAAGGCCTGCACCAGCAACTGGCGCACCTCGGCGTGCTCGCTGGCCGCGACCAGGGCCGTGGGCTGGCCGCGCGCCACTTCGAGCGCGAAGCTCGGCCCGCTGAGCACCCCGGCGCGCAGTTGCGGCGCCACCTGGGCGCGGATTTCGTGCGCCAGCAGGCCCCAGGGCTGGCCCTCGGCCTGGGCCTCGAAGCCCTTGCACAGCCAGGCCACGGGCACCCGGCAGTCGCGCACCTCGGCCAGCAG belongs to Acidovorax sp. YS12 and includes:
- a CDS encoding cupin domain-containing protein, with translation MPRLSSPPTATLALLLACAAALGGCATAPAPQAQDVTTINGQPVPGRMARLVDAATMLDTIDVNGQRIVVEKGVRKAGTRVGIHVHEYGGHTCVLTGEITGFMEGHAPHKWPAGTCYYMPPNVLMAAANLGSEDVVLIDTFILPPGKPTITIREPGFPAR
- a CDS encoding NAD(P)-dependent glycerol-3-phosphate dehydrogenase, coding for MKIVVIGAGAWGTAMAMSAAAHPAGHTVALWARDAAQATAMQAARENARYLAGVPFPASLRIASGGLAALLGDAELVVLGTPMAALRTLLAEVRDCRVPVAWLCKGFEAQAEGQPWGLLAHEIRAQVAPQLRAGVLSGPSFALEVARGQPTALVAASEHAEVRQLLVQAFHSPHLRVYANDDIAGVEVGGAVKNVLAIATGLCDGLQLGLNARAALITRGLAEMTRLGLALGARADTFMGLSGLGDLVLTATGDLSRNRRVGLLLAQGHTLAQAVESLGHVAEGVYCARTVVARARGLGVEMPLAETVVELLDGRLQAPAALQRLMARDPRGE